A window of the Lolium perenne isolate Kyuss_39 chromosome 7, Kyuss_2.0, whole genome shotgun sequence genome harbors these coding sequences:
- the LOC127325854 gene encoding uncharacterized protein produces the protein MDACTGVDQGGKRYWQRIEDLYHQLKPRTKSMADRSYRSLESRWNIIKPACSRWSAAMDQVADNPPSGCVPEDYPKYAQLRYKDMAGSKNKEFQFQHCFSLLQHLPKWKLRDSELKCKREALLTMDDEGEDMSARNKGKPEGSKKAKKRMKVEGEAASFKEKLDQFMKSKEALTMKTLETMILITEKKEVKLAMVEARRENAKVKAKLEARMIALKEAKAMKELLAEEREIMMMRTEDMDEDQLAWWKKTKADIMARKMLARQARAASALGPSTPRGESPASAGGAGDGLVDG, from the exons ATGGATGCGTGCACCGGAGTGGACCAAGGCGGCAAGCGCTATTGGCAGCGCATCGAGGATCTCTACCACCAGCTGAAGCCTCGCACCAAGAGTATGGCCGACAGATCCTACCGCTCCCTTGAAAgccggtggaacatcatcaaaccaGCTTGTTCTCGTTGGAGTGCTGCCATGGACCAAGTGGCCGACAACCCCCCTAGTGGATGCGTGCCGGAGGACTAT CCCAAGTATGCTCAACTGAGGTACAAAGACATGGCCGGCTCCAAGAACAAGGAATTTCAGTTCCAACATTGCTTTTCCTTGCTTCAACATCTTCCTAAGTGGAAGTTGAGGGACAGTGAACTAAAGTGCAAGAGGGAAGCGCTGCTCACCATGGATGATGAAGGGGAGGACATGAGTGCGAGAAACAAAGGCAAGCCTGAGGGCTCCAAGAAAGCCAAGAAGAGGATGAAGGTAGAAGGCGAAGCAGCTAGCTTCAAAGAGAAGTTGGATCAATTCATGAAGTCCAAGGAGGCATTGACGATGAAGACATTGGAGACCATGATCCTCATCAccgagaagaaggaggtgaagcttGCCATGGTGGAAGCAAGGAGGGAAAATGCCAAGGTGAAGGCCAAACTGGAAGCGAGGATGATCGCACTCAAAGAAGCCAAGGCGATGAAGGAGCTCTTGGCCGaggagagggagatcatgatgATGCGCACCGAGGACATGGACGAGGATCAGCTGGCGTGGTGGAAGAAGACCAAGGCGGACATCATGGCGAGGAAGATGCTCGCGCGTCAAGCTCGTGCTGCAAGTGCTCTTGGTCCGTCGACTCCTCGAGGTGAGTCTCCGGCGAGTGCTGGTGGCGCTGGCGATGGACTCGTTGATGGTTGA